From a region of the Xyrauchen texanus isolate HMW12.3.18 chromosome 47, RBS_HiC_50CHRs, whole genome shotgun sequence genome:
- the LOC127639128 gene encoding uncharacterized protein LOC127639128 — MKVLLLTLCICQAVMLAFTRSVLTQQQGVPSVIPIPRNNVWWLWMNYTAGGKQCIVCSRSPASISYVIPVPMNTSTCLTHQGELVKKRPPCLNYTINLPIAGTNKTTRTCTDPNAIAVLQKESMCPFNCLLYRASGRVNKTILDNSQCTNWPVPGASPPKLVSWVKFNKTECYKFSDTGNRTSLHKKWFRIKYCSQVRWIEAVESYSHQSIGLPAQIFHNMRGVADMWWICSGNDSELLVAPPTPFDGLCFIVMLQEDVSIMKVRVNTRIRRYLEGDASSDPEVYLDSVGQPRGIPNQYKA, encoded by the coding sequence ATGAAAGTACTCCTACTGACGCTTTGTATATGTCAGGCGGTTATGCTTGCCTTTACCCGCTCAGTGTTAACACAACAGCAGGGAGTCccaagtgtaattccaattcccaGGAACAATGTATGGTGGTTATGGATGAACTATACCGCTGGGGGTAAACAATGTATAGTGTGCTCTAGATCGCCAGCATCAATTTCTTATGTCATCCCTGTACCAATGAATACATCAACATGTTTAACTCATCAGGGGGAGCTGGTTAAGAAAAGGCCTCCATGTTTGAACTATACAATCAATCTGCCAATAGCCGGGACTAACAAAACAACTCGAACTTGCACTGACCCTAATGCCATAGCCGTGCTCCAGAAGGAGTCAATGTGTCCTTTTAACTGTTTACTCTACAGGGCCAGTGGACGTGTTAACAAAACTATACTGGACAATTCCCAATGTACAAACTGGCCAGTGCCAGGTGCCAGTCCACCCAAGCTAGTTTCCTGGGTCAAGTTTAATAAGACTGAATGTTATAAATTCTCAGATACAGGTAACAGAACTTCATTACATAAAAAATGGTTTCGGATCAAATACTGTTCTCAGGTGAGGTGGATCGAGGCTGTAGAATCTTATTCACATCAAAGCATCGGTTTACCCGCACAAATATTTCACAACATGAGGGGGGTTGCAGATATGTGGTGGATTTGTTCCGGTAATGATTCAGAACTTCTTGTCGCACCCCCCACCCCATTTGATGGTTTGTGTTTCATAgtaatgttacaggaagatgtttcTATTATGAAGGTACGGGTGAACACCCGGATACGCAGGTACCTAGAAGGTGATGCCTcgagtgaccctgaagtatatttagacagtgttggacagcctAGAGGTATTCCAAACCAGTACAAAGCCTGA